TAATATTTATTCTATTTCATTATGCCGTTCAGACTTTTGAAAAATCTCCTTCCTTTGCCGTCGCAGGTTTTCAGCGCATGCCTTTTCTAAGCGGAAGACATTGGCACAAGATGTATTATGAGCGCGAAAAGGAAGGTAGCCTTTCAGGGTGTGAGGGGAGCATACAGCGAGGACGCGGTGCATTCGTATTTCCACAATGAGGTGGAGACCGTGCCCTGTAGCGAGTTCGAAGAGGTCTTTCGCAAGGTGGAGACGGGAGAAGTCACACATGCCGTAGTGCCTGTGGAGAACTCTTTGGAAGGGAGCGTGACCACCGTCTCCGACCTGCTCCTGGACAGTGATCTCACCGTAACTGGCGAGATCCTGATCTGGGTGCGCCATTGCCTCATAGGCCACCCTCAAGCAACCCTGCAGGACATACGCAGGGTGTACTCGCATCCCCAGGCCCTAGGGCAGTGCAGGAACTACCTGACCTCTCATCCCGAATGGGAGAAGGTGCCCGCATACGATACCGCTGGCAGCGTGAAGATGATCAAAGAAAGGGGCTTGAAGGAAGAAGCGGCCATCGCCTCGCGCCGGGCTGCCTCCACCTATGGCATGAAGATACTGGCCGAGGACATCCAAAGCGGTCAGCGGAACTTCACTCGCTTCTTCGTGCTGGAGAAGAGCGCATCCTTTCCCTCCGAAGGAGACAAGACTTCACTCGCCTTCAGCACCAAGAATATCCCTGGAGCCCTTTACAAGTGCATAGGGGTGTTCGCTGAGCGTGGCGTGAACCTCAGCAAATTGGAATCTCGGCCTAGGAGGGGAAGGACGTGGGAATACGTGTTCTATGTGGACATCGACGGCCATGTCTCTGAACCGCAGGTAAGGGATGCCCTCACCGAGCTGGTCACCAAGGCCTCTTTCGTGAAGGTTTTTGGCTCATACAGGCGCGCCAAGGAGCCTAGCTCCTAGAATCCGAGGAGCGGAGCACATGAAGGATGTTCTCCAGACCTTGGCTAAGCTCTTGCCCTTCCAAGCTGAAGGTCATCCTTACACTCCCTGGTATCCCGAAATACCTGCCCGGGCAGACCGCAGTGGAACGATGGCGCAACAGTCGTTGGGCGAAGACCTCGTCATCCAGGCCTGCTGGAAGATGCAGTAGCAGATGTAGACCGCCATCGGGCTCGGTGATCTCCAGACCTGAATCCTCAGCCCAATCCCTGATCAAAGGGAGGTTCCTGCTGGATATCCTCAGCACGCGCTCGCGGAACCAATCTTTGCGCTCCAGGGCTGCAATGGCTATCTCCATGGAGCGCGATGGTAGACGCCAGGAGGAATATAGGCGGGATTCGTTCACCCTTTTCGCCACTTCCTCCGGTCCGATGAGCCAGCCCACGCGCAGCTTCCCTAGGCCGAAAAGCTTGGACATGCCATTGGTAATCACGCAATTATCGCCTAGAAGAAAGGCAGACCTGGGGGGGCGAGAATAGCACATCTCGCGGTAAACCTCATCGACAAGCACGAAGGCTTCTTGCTCCTCCGCTACTTCGATGATCGCTCTCATTTCCTCATCGTCAATCCTCTTTCCACTGGGATTGTGCAGATTGGTCAAAGAGACGACCTTTGCCCCTTTCTTAAGATCCCTTTCCAGAACCTCAATATCCGGTGAGAAGTCGTTCTCCTTCTTCCGCGGCACCATCCCGAAGGCGCTGAAGAATGCTTTCGTGCAGGCGCGCATAGGGGCATATGTCGGCTCCTCAATGAGCCCCATGTCCTTGCGGGAGAAGCAGGACTCGTACAAAGCGTAATTCGCCGCCTGCGCTCCTGGGGTTAGGGCTATCTTCGAACGCTCCGCGCCATAAGCTCTGGAGATGGCTTCGTAGAGACGTTCCTCCGCCTCGAACTCATCTATCTCCCAATCGTTCACCTTTGGTCGGAAGCCTTCTTCATAAGGCTCTGGTGCACCCGATCTATCCATGTCTATGCAGGCGCCGCGGCACCGCAGAAGCCATTCCTCCAGCAGGAACGGCTCGAACCTCATTCCTCCTTGCCCTTGAGGCATTTCTCAGCCAGCCGGTACTCTCCGTCCCAGAACAGGAGGGCCTTGGTGCGGTCGTAATCCTTTACCATGTCAGTGTGGACTATCTGCCCTAAGAACCAGGTATGGTCCCCTATATCCATCTCCCCCTGATGCACCGAATACATGGTCTTCTTCTTCCCTGAAGAGAGCTTCTTCACCTCAATGTTCAGAGGGCATTCCTTGACTATGGGCGAGGCCACCCTCCTTCCTTTCTGCGGCGTGAGACCTGCCTCCTTGAACTTGTTCTTCCTGGCACCCGCTTCCCTGCCGCATATTTCCACTGCTTGGAGAAGCTCAGCCGTGGGCACGTTTATGGTGAAGTCCTCAGAATCCGCGATTAGGCGGTACATGTTCCTGGAGGTTTTGATTCCTATCCCCACCACTATAGGGAACAGCGAGAAGACATTGAACATCCCGATAGTGGTCACATTCCAATCCTCCTCTTTCGAACCCGAACACACCAACATCACTGGTGCTGGGGGCAGCGCGGCGATAGCTTCCGACTGCTCCAAATCTATCCTCTCTGGCTCAGCGACCATTTTATCCACCTGCAGAACTATGTGCTGAACCTATTAAATAAAGCTTCTAGGGAATCGGCCCCAGAGGAAGATTCTCATCTTATCCTACGACTTCATCGCTTCCTGATGCAATTGCCTATGAGCCGGAACTCCCCTCCCCAATACATCAGGGCCCGCTCTCGGATGTCGCCATCCATGACCTGGGCGTGTACTACATCCCCCAGGAACCAGTAGTGGTCCCCAGCATCGAACACCTGACGCTTCCTGCACTCCAGGTTAACCAGGCATTCTTCCACGATGGGAGCCGATACTTTCTTCCCTGGAATGATAGTGAAGCCGCACTCCTCGAACTTGTTCACCTCACGGCCGCACTTCTGTCCGCAGAAAAGAGCCTCTTCCACCAGCTCCTTACCAGGAATGTTGACGGTGAAGTCATCATATTTGTTCAGGAGGTCATAGGTATAGCGGCAAGGAGATATTCCAATGCCTATCACAGGCGGATCGAAGGAGAATATGTGCACCAGTACAACGGTCATGACATTGCACTCCACGCATTCCCTGGCGTTGCCCACTCCGACTAATGCTACTGGGAACGCAGGGAAGCCCCTGCAGGCCATTATGGGGTTCACTTCCGTCTTATGGTGCGTCATAGAATTGAAAGAGGATGCGGTATGAATAATAAAACTAATGGCATTGAATCTTCGAAAAGCGATGAATCTTCAATTGTTACCCTCCCCCTCGCAGAAAGATCGCAGCCAAGGCAATATCGTGCGATGTAACAGGATGAGATGTTTTTGCCTTCTGCCCCGCAAACCTTTTTCAAGGGGGAAAGGGCCCTGCCTCATAACAATGATTTTTTATCCGCTACCTATTATGGCCAATATATGAGGCCGAAAGCACGGATAGGCATTATCGCCGGCACGGGTGTGGATGACCCAGATATGTTCAAACTCAAGGAATCGATCAAGATGGGCACGCCCTATGGTCCGCCCTCGGATGAGATAAGAATCGGCGAAATAGAGGGGGTGGATGTGGCCTTCTTGCCCCGCCACGGCCGTGGTCATGTGCTGCCGCCACATAAGGTGAACAGTCGTGCCAACCTGTGGGCCATGAAGGAGCTGGGCGTGGAGAGGATAATCTCCCCCTGTGCCGTCGGCTCGCTGCAGCAAGAATACAAGCCAGGGCAGATAGCTATACTTGACCAGTTTATCGATTTCACCAAGAATCGGGCCTATACCTACTATGATGGTGCGCGGACCATCCACGTCTCCACCGCCGATCCCTTTTGCTCCGAGCTGCGAGAGATATTCATAGGTGAGGCCAAGCGCAAGAGGATACCTCATCATAAGAAGGGCACATACGTGTGCATCGAAGGGCCTCGGTTCTCGACCCGAGCTGAGTCGCGCATGTTCAGGGCCTTTGCCGACGTGATAGGCATGACCCTATGCCCAGAGGCGCAGCTCGCCCGAGAGCTGGAGATGTGCTACCTCTCCTTGGCCATGATAACCGATTATGACGTTTGGGCAGAAAGGCCAGTGGATGTGGACACCATCCTCAAGACCATGTCCGAGAACATGCATCGGATAAAGGTCCTGCTCTGTTCTGCCTTACCTAAGATACCGGTGGAGAGGGAGAGGTGCGAGTGCCCTAACGCCTTGGAAGCTGCAGGTGCCTAGAGCGAAGCAGACGAATATTTAATATATAATCGCCCTATAATTTTGAAGAACGTTTCGTTCTTTCCCTCATGGAGGGGGCGCAAGGGAGAGGGGAAGTATGGCCACGATCCAAGCAGCCTACATAGACGACGAAAGACCCATGCTTGAGCTGGCCAAAGAGTTCTTAGAGATGGATGGGAGCCTCAAGGTGGATGTTTTCGATGTGGTCTATGATGCGTTCTCGGCCCTCTCCAACAAGAGCTACGATGTTATTGTATGCGACTATCAAATGCCTGAGATGAATGGCATTCAGGTGCTTAAAGTCCTGAGGGAAAATGGCGAAAGGGTGCCGTTCATACTCTTCACTGGGAAGGGACGTGAGGAGGTGGCCATAGAGGCTCTTAATTTGGGGGCGAATCGCTACATTCAGAAAGGAGGGGATGTGCGCTCTCTCTTCATGGAGCTGAGGCACGCCGTGGAGCAGCTCACTAAGCAGATGAGGGCAGAGTCGGAACTGGAGAGGAGCAATCGAGAGCTAGAGACGCTATTCAAGGCTACGGGCAAGCTCATGGGCGTTACTGATCTGGAGTCGATAGGCGACATAATGTACGAGGCGGTTCACAGGGTGCTTGAAGCGGACATGATCATCCTGTCCTCCTATGATCCCTCGACCAAGACGTTCATGACCGAGGCCGCTATCTTGGATGGGCACAGATTGGATCGCTCACATTTCAGTCCATCCACCATCCTTGAGAATAGGGAGTGCATGCAGAGCCAAGTGATCCATTCCAGTCAGCCAATCATCATCCCTGATCTGGATATCATGCGTAGAAGGGGCGGTGGCCTCTTGGATGAGGGGGTGCTGAAGCTTATTGAGGAGACAGGTGGGCACGCCAACAGACTACGATCCTGTGTGCTGCTTCCTTTGAGGTATGAGGGTGAAGTGATAGGCGTCCTTCAAGTGATGTCCCGCCTGGAACAGTATTTCTGCGAGAAGCATCTTCGCTTCCTCGAACCGTTGGCCTCCAACGCAGCGGCGGCACTGGCGCTCTCCAGGCTACATAAGGCGGCAAAACTCGAGCTGGAGAGGCGAGGACAGGCGGAGCTGCTCCGCACCCTCATGGCAGCCATGATAGATGCCTGTGAGAACGGCATCATGATCTGGCACTTCTCTGCCGGCAAGGGATCCATACATCCAGTGGTGTGGAATCCGGCGGCCGCGCGACTGCTATTCGGGAACGAGGGGGAGGGCTTTTCCACCCTGAAGGACTGCTCCACCTTACTTAGCCATGACCTGGATGCATTGGCGCGCGAAGCCCTGAGGAGAGGGCGCAGCATAAACATCCTGACAGTGAAGAAGAGTGGCCATGGCTCTACCCCTTTGGAGGTAACCCTGCTGCCCTTGAACGCGGAGCATATCGGTCTAATCATCATCGAGAGATGATCTTAGGGGTTTTGGGCATTGATTTCCCGTAAGGTGCGCAGACCCTCTTCTATGTGCTTCCGCGGCTGCATCTGGGAGGAGAAGACCATGCGGATGACGCCCTGCTTATCTATCAGGAAAGTCACCCTTCCAGGAGTGTGCGCCAGTCCCCAGGCCCCATACATATCCCGCACCTTGTTCTCCGTATCCGATAGCAGCTTGAAAGGCAGCTCGTGCTCCAAGGCGAACTGCTTGTGCGTGGCCACATCGTCCGCGCTCACCCCTATGACCTCCGCTCCCTCCTTCTGGAATTGCTCATGCATATCTCGGAACTCCCGTGCCTCCATGGTGCAGCCGGAAGTGAAGTCCTTAGGATAGAAATAGAGGACCACAGCCTTTCTCCCTATTATCTGACCTAGGTCCACCATGTTCCCGTCCTGATCTGGCAGGATGAAGGTCGGCGCTTTGTCCCCCACTCGAAGAGTCTTACTCATACCCATGGAGATGATACTTGAGCGCATAGGACTTAAATCTGATGCTATGATCACGATGGCGACATTCCTTCAAGATGCGTGGACTCGATTGAGATGGATGGAGAGGATGATGCCTTCACCGCCCAATCCTTTGAGTTCCGGAGACCTGAAGCGCCAGGGATGTGGGCTTCCGGCCGCCCTGGCTATTGCTAGATTCAGGGCCAGTCCAGCGCGGGATGGGATAGAAAAGTTGGGGTTCATTCTCCTATATGCTGCTTGTAAGCCGAGGGGGTCAGGAGACCTTCGACCTCGGATGGATCAGAGAGCTTCAAGAGGGCAAACCACCCTTTCTCGTAAGGACTTTCATTGATCAGCTGCGGTTTCTCCTCCAACCGAGAGTTGACCTCCACCACCTCTCCGCTGACCGGGGAGTATATCTCGGATACAGTTTTCACGCTCTCCACCACGCCCAAGGTCTCGCCCTTTCTGACCTGCTTCCCCACCTTAGGCAGCTCCACATAAACTATCTCTGTCAGCTCCGCTTGGGCATGATCTGTTATGCCCACGCGTGCCTTGCCTCCCTCGACCTTCAGCCATTCGTGTTCCTTAGTGTAGCGCAGTTCTTCTGGGATGAGGCTCATATTGTCTCCTCCTGGACGTATTCTCTTGGCAGACATATAGGTTTCCACTTCGCACGATTTTCTCCTCGGTGATATCATTTAAGGCAGCGGCTTGAGCTTAAGGGGTCAATTTTCTGAGAACGGCGGTGCCAGGAACCGAAAGAGCTTTTTCAGACCATTGAATTGGCTAGGGCTGCTGGAGGCAAAGAGAAAAGTTTAACCAATCAAAGAATGAATACGATGCCAATGGCTTTATGCATGATTTGCCAAAACGAGGGATTAGAGGTAGAAAGGATCACGGTGGCGAACCACGTTCGAGAGGAGTGTTGGCCCTTAAGCGATGATAAATGGTTCTATTGCGAAAACCCCGGTTGTGAGGTAATCTACTTCAATTCATCAGGCCGAGTCCTGAAGAAGAAGGATGTAAAGACCAGAGTGACTTTCAAGGAGAAGACTCCTCCCCGACCGCTATGCTATTGCAAGCAGGTCACGGAGGAGGATGTTATCAAAGCCATCGAATGTGGCGCGAGGACGCTTGAGGAAGTGAAAAAGGCCACAGGGATAGGAGGCGGAGGACAGTGCAAGATAACCAACCCTGCTGGCCGCTGCTGCTCTCGCAACTACCGGCCCTTCATCGAGAGAGAATTGGCCAAGCGAGGTTCGACAGGTAGCGCAAGCATTACCCTGCAGCCTTGAGTATCACCCCCTTCAAGCCATATATGCGCTTAGGATAGGGAGCACATTCAGGGACTGGCGGTACAAAAAGACAAACGATTTTATAGCCAGGGTATGTTGGATTGCCCGCTCCCATGAAGATCGTGGTTAGAGGTGTGGTGCAAGGAGTGGGCTTTCGACCGGCGGTACATCGCATAGCCTCATCCCTTGGCCTCAACGGCTATGTCCAGAATAACGGATCGAATGTGGTAATAGAGGTCGATCGGGACGTGGAGGAGCTGCTGCGGCGCCTGAGGGAGCAACTCCCACCCTTGGCTAAGCTAGAGCAGGTGGAGATAGTCCCCGGAAAACCGGCAGAGGAATTGGGGCCTGGCTTCCGCATAGTTCCGAGCCAAGCAGGGGCGAAGGGCGTGGGGATACCAAATGATGTGGCCATGTGCGACCGCTGCCGGGAGGAGATGCTCTCACCCTCAGGCCGACGCTACCTATACCCTTTCACCAATTGCACCGACTGCGGGGCCAGATTCTCCATTATTGAGGACCTTCCCTACGATCGTGAGAAGACATCCATGAGGGCCTTCCCTATGTGCTCACAATGCAGGAGGGAGTACGAGGACCCTTCTGACCGCAGGTTCCATCATCAGACCATCTCTTGCCCTTTTTGCGGTCCATCCTTCTACCTTCTAGACTGGCGAGGAAGGCGCATGGAGGGCGAGCCCATCCCCACCTTCGCCCGTTTGCTGCATCAAGGACGAATAGGCGTATGCAAGGGATGGGGAGGGATGCATATCTGCTGCACTCTAGAGACGCTTCCTCGACTAAGGCTCTGGTATCGCAGGCCAGAGAAGCCTTTCGCGGTCATGGTAAGGGACCTGGAGGCGGCGCTGCGCTACTCTTCCCCCAACCAAGAAGAGAAGGAGCAGATGCTCTCCTCCCACCGCCCTATCGTGCTGGTCCCAAAACGTCCTGGCCCCTTCGCGGACCTGATCTCGCCGGGTTTAAGCAACATCGGAATCTTCCTTCCCTACACCGAGATGCAAAACCTGCTCTTCTCCTATCTGGAAGAGGATGCTCTGATCATGACCTCAGCCAACGTCCCGGGGGAGCCTATGGTGCTGAGGGACGAGGATGCCCTTTCGCTAGGAGCGGATTGCTATTTGATGCACGACCGCGCTATCATCAATAGATGCGACGATTCGGTGCTTCGTGTCTACAAAGGGCACACCTTTTTCCTCAGGCGCTCCCGGGGCCATATACCGACAAGCTTGGAGATGCCTTTCAAAGGCACGGCGCTGGGCATGGGGGCGCAAGAGCATCTCGCAGGTGCCTTGGCGCATGAGGGCAGGCTATACCCCACTCAATACATAGGCGATGGCTCCTCCTACGGCGTGCTGGAGTTCATGGAGTCAGCGCTATCCTATCAGATGCGGCTCCTGGATGTGAATAAAGTCCAAGCCGTGGCCGTGGATCTTCACCCTGGCTACTCCACGCGCCGCCTGGGAAGGAGGTTGGCAGAGAGGTTTGAGGCAGAGGTCGTGGAGGTGCAGCACCATCACGCGCACGCGGCGGCTCTGATGCTCGATTCCTCCCTGGAGGAATTGGTGCTGCTAGCCGTGGACGGCACTGGTTATGGCACTGATGGTGTAGCCTGGGGAGGAGAGGTTCTCTACTCCAACTTGGATTCGTTCGAGAGGGTGGGCCATCTGCAAGAGATGCCTCTTTTGGGCGGGGAAAGGGCAGTGCATGATATCAAGCGCTTGGCCTTCGCCCTATGCGAGATGGCCGGCCTGGAGGCAACGATGTTTCAGGAGGATGAGACTGAGCTGCTGCGCAAGATGATGTCGAAGTCACCTAAGAGCACCTCCCTGGGGAGGTTGCTGGACGCTATCTCCTATCAATTAGGGGTTTGTCAGTATCGCACTTATGACGGCGAGCCGGCCATGAAGCTGGAGCCCCTGCTGGAGAGGGGCAAGGAGAGCGTGGAAATACCTTTGGTGCGCGAAGGGGATGTGATAAAGAGCGCGGAAATGTTCCGGGCAATGGTCGAATCCTCAGGGAGGAGAGAGGATAAAGCGCGTTCCCTGGTGAGGGCCGTCCTGCGCGGCCTAGTGGAAATTGCCGTGGAAGAGGCGAGGGAAAGAGGGATAAGAAGCATAGGAATAAGCGGGGGCGTGTCGTATAATTATACCATTACCTCCATGGTGCAGGAGATGGTGGAGCGGAGCGGGTTCACCTTCGTTTGCCATGATCGCCTTCCCAATGGCGATGGATGCATCGCGGCGGGCCAATGCGCCGTAGCTTTGAATAGGATGAGGTGAATTTGCCTTGGTCAAAATGAGAAGCGCCCATTCCTTCCACCTCCTTACTGCCATACTCATCATCTCCGCGCTTGTACTGCCCTTCTTCGCAGCCTCCGCATCCTTCGCTTCCACCTCCCCTGCTTCGAATAAGATGACGGATGGAGGATTGATCATAACCCAGCCTTTGAACGGCACGCGCCTGAACGTCAATTCCGTGACCGTAAAATGGTCGTTCCATTCGCCCACTCCCGAGAGGTTCACCTTCGAGATCAGCATCGATGGCGGACCATTAATCGTCAATTGGTCCTCCGACAGCTTGGCGCTGAAAGGATTGGAAGACGGATGGCATTTGGTCCAGGTGCAGGCTCTGGGCGAGCTTGGAACGCTGCACCAGGCGCAAGTGCGATTCTTCATCGACACCGTTCCTCCCACCATA
This sequence is a window from Methanomassiliicoccales archaeon. Protein-coding genes within it:
- the pheA gene encoding prephenate dehydratase — its product is MSAKRKVAFQGVRGAYSEDAVHSYFHNEVETVPCSEFEEVFRKVETGEVTHAVVPVENSLEGSVTTVSDLLLDSDLTVTGEILIWVRHCLIGHPQATLQDIRRVYSHPQALGQCRNYLTSHPEWEKVPAYDTAGSVKMIKERGLKEEAAIASRRAASTYGMKILAEDIQSGQRNFTRFFVLEKSASFPSEGDKTSLAFSTKNIPGALYKCIGVFAERGVNLSKLESRPRRGRTWEYVFYVDIDGHVSEPQVRDALTELVTKASFVKVFGSYRRAKEPSS
- a CDS encoding pyridoxal phosphate-dependent aminotransferase, yielding MRFEPFLLEEWLLRCRGACIDMDRSGAPEPYEEGFRPKVNDWEIDEFEAEERLYEAISRAYGAERSKIALTPGAQAANYALYESCFSRKDMGLIEEPTYAPMRACTKAFFSAFGMVPRKKENDFSPDIEVLERDLKKGAKVVSLTNLHNPSGKRIDDEEMRAIIEVAEEQEAFVLVDEVYREMCYSRPPRSAFLLGDNCVITNGMSKLFGLGKLRVGWLIGPEEVAKRVNESRLYSSWRLPSRSMEIAIAALERKDWFRERVLRISSRNLPLIRDWAEDSGLEITEPDGGLHLLLHLPAGLDDEVFAQRLLRHRSTAVCPGRYFGIPGSVRMTFSLEGQELSQGLENILHVLRSSDSRS
- a CDS encoding flavin reductase family protein, whose translation is MVAEPERIDLEQSEAIAALPPAPVMLVCSGSKEEDWNVTTIGMFNVFSLFPIVVGIGIKTSRNMYRLIADSEDFTINVPTAELLQAVEICGREAGARKNKFKEAGLTPQKGRRVASPIVKECPLNIEVKKLSSGKKKTMYSVHQGEMDIGDHTWFLGQIVHTDMVKDYDRTKALLFWDGEYRLAEKCLKGKEE
- a CDS encoding flavin reductase family protein, which produces MTHHKTEVNPIMACRGFPAFPVALVGVGNARECVECNVMTVVLVHIFSFDPPVIGIGISPCRYTYDLLNKYDDFTVNIPGKELVEEALFCGQKCGREVNKFEECGFTIIPGKKVSAPIVEECLVNLECRKRQVFDAGDHYWFLGDVVHAQVMDGDIRERALMYWGGEFRLIGNCIRKR
- a CDS encoding S-methyl-5'-thioadenosine phosphorylase, with translation MRPKARIGIIAGTGVDDPDMFKLKESIKMGTPYGPPSDEIRIGEIEGVDVAFLPRHGRGHVLPPHKVNSRANLWAMKELGVERIISPCAVGSLQQEYKPGQIAILDQFIDFTKNRAYTYYDGARTIHVSTADPFCSELREIFIGEAKRKRIPHHKKGTYVCIEGPRFSTRAESRMFRAFADVIGMTLCPEAQLARELEMCYLSLAMITDYDVWAERPVDVDTILKTMSENMHRIKVLLCSALPKIPVERERCECPNALEAAGA
- a CDS encoding response regulator, producing MATIQAAYIDDERPMLELAKEFLEMDGSLKVDVFDVVYDAFSALSNKSYDVIVCDYQMPEMNGIQVLKVLRENGERVPFILFTGKGREEVAIEALNLGANRYIQKGGDVRSLFMELRHAVEQLTKQMRAESELERSNRELETLFKATGKLMGVTDLESIGDIMYEAVHRVLEADMIILSSYDPSTKTFMTEAAILDGHRLDRSHFSPSTILENRECMQSQVIHSSQPIIIPDLDIMRRRGGGLLDEGVLKLIEETGGHANRLRSCVLLPLRYEGEVIGVLQVMSRLEQYFCEKHLRFLEPLASNAAAALALSRLHKAAKLELERRGQAELLRTLMAAMIDACENGIMIWHFSAGKGSIHPVVWNPAAARLLFGNEGEGFSTLKDCSTLLSHDLDALAREALRRGRSINILTVKKSGHGSTPLEVTLLPLNAEHIGLIIIER
- a CDS encoding peroxiredoxin; translated protein: MGMSKTLRVGDKAPTFILPDQDGNMVDLGQIIGRKAVVLYFYPKDFTSGCTMEAREFRDMHEQFQKEGAEVIGVSADDVATHKQFALEHELPFKLLSDTENKVRDMYGAWGLAHTPGRVTFLIDKQGVIRMVFSSQMQPRKHIEEGLRTLREINAQNP
- the gcvH gene encoding glycine cleavage system protein GcvH, producing the protein MSLIPEELRYTKEHEWLKVEGGKARVGITDHAQAELTEIVYVELPKVGKQVRKGETLGVVESVKTVSEIYSPVSGEVVEVNSRLEEKPQLINESPYEKGWFALLKLSDPSEVEGLLTPSAYKQHIGE
- a CDS encoding (2Fe-2S)-binding protein; this translates as MALCMICQNEGLEVERITVANHVREECWPLSDDKWFYCENPGCEVIYFNSSGRVLKKKDVKTRVTFKEKTPPRPLCYCKQVTEEDVIKAIECGARTLEEVKKATGIGGGGQCKITNPAGRCCSRNYRPFIERELAKRGSTGSASITLQP
- the hypF gene encoding carbamoyltransferase HypF, yielding MKIVVRGVVQGVGFRPAVHRIASSLGLNGYVQNNGSNVVIEVDRDVEELLRRLREQLPPLAKLEQVEIVPGKPAEELGPGFRIVPSQAGAKGVGIPNDVAMCDRCREEMLSPSGRRYLYPFTNCTDCGARFSIIEDLPYDREKTSMRAFPMCSQCRREYEDPSDRRFHHQTISCPFCGPSFYLLDWRGRRMEGEPIPTFARLLHQGRIGVCKGWGGMHICCTLETLPRLRLWYRRPEKPFAVMVRDLEAALRYSSPNQEEKEQMLSSHRPIVLVPKRPGPFADLISPGLSNIGIFLPYTEMQNLLFSYLEEDALIMTSANVPGEPMVLRDEDALSLGADCYLMHDRAIINRCDDSVLRVYKGHTFFLRRSRGHIPTSLEMPFKGTALGMGAQEHLAGALAHEGRLYPTQYIGDGSSYGVLEFMESALSYQMRLLDVNKVQAVAVDLHPGYSTRRLGRRLAERFEAEVVEVQHHHAHAAALMLDSSLEELVLLAVDGTGYGTDGVAWGGEVLYSNLDSFERVGHLQEMPLLGGERAVHDIKRLAFALCEMAGLEATMFQEDETELLRKMMSKSPKSTSLGRLLDAISYQLGVCQYRTYDGEPAMKLEPLLERGKESVEIPLVREGDVIKSAEMFRAMVESSGRREDKARSLVRAVLRGLVEIAVEEARERGIRSIGISGGVSYNYTITSMVQEMVERSGFTFVCHDRLPNGDGCIAAGQCAVALNRMR